Proteins encoded in a region of the Tripterygium wilfordii isolate XIE 37 chromosome 21, ASM1340144v1, whole genome shotgun sequence genome:
- the LOC119987641 gene encoding uncharacterized protein LOC119987641, with the protein MATLGADFPPLPGTGSSATRSLSTSAASSMTVGLTTLDLPRDFLPTSTDFRLTSVGDWPTWSATVRNALFGRGLLSYLTDGPPADGSDDVLTAWTLRTNRVSSYLIESLDPALRPDLVTQAAHVVWRSLTARFVERSGARQYSLLTQAATARQDDRSIQQFYHHMRGFWRELEVFLPAGSHIAADVIFWDMRHMYEFLMALRPEFGPLVGQLIHRDPPPSLETAVAELVAEETRLRLLGGVKSTPAPSSFSGVLAAAPSGVSTAPSGRPTCPHCMRPGHTIDDCWKLHPERRVGPRGRGRRASTSTVAAITHALPSPAPAPAPALALPQIDIQQFQQFQQFQQYQQRLEQMTTSSSTGSTPAPSAFSATGSVYQPGDWQWS; encoded by the exons ATGGCAACTCTTGGTGCTGATTTTCCACCTTTGCCGGGGACTGGTTCCTCTGCCACTCGGTCTTTGTCGACCTCGGCTGCATCATCGATGACCGTTGGTTTGACCACCCTTGACCTTCCTCGGGATTTTCTTCCCACTTCGACTGATTTTCGGCTCACTTCAGTCGGTGACTGGCCTACTtggagtgccacggttcgtaatgcCTTGTTTGGCCGAGGGCTCTTATCTTATCTCACAGATGGTCCACCTGCTGATGGTTCTGATGATGTTTTAACTGCTTGGACTCTTCGAACTAACCGGGTCTCCAGTTATCTGATTGAGTCTCTCGACCCGGCTCTCCGTCCTGATCTAGTTACTCAAGCTGCCCATGTTGTTTGGAGATCTCTTACTGCTCGTTTTGTTGAGCGCAGTGGGGCTCGTCAGTATTCACTTCTCACTCAGGCTGCTACTGCTCGTCAGGATGATCGGTCTATTCAGCAGTTCTATCACCACATGCGTGGTTTTTGGCGTGAGTTGGAGGTTTTTCTCCCTGCTGGCAGTCATATTGCTGCTGATGTGATTTTTTGGGATATGCGTCACATGTACGAGTTTCTGATGGCTCTCCGCCCCGAGTTTGGTCCTCTGGTTGGTCAGCTTATACATCGCGACCCCCCTCCCAGCCTCGAGACTGCAGTTGCTGAGTTAGTCGCCGAGGAGACTCGTCTTCGCCTACTAGGTGGGGTCAAGTCTACTCCTGCACCCTCTAGTTTCTCCGGTGTTCTTGCTGCAGCTCCCTCTGGTGTTTCCACAGCTCCCTCTGGTCGTCCTACTTGCCCTCATTGCATGCGGCCAGGTCATACTATAGATGACTGTTGGAAGCTCCACCCCGAGCGTCGTGTTGGACCTCGTGGCCGCGGCCGCCGTGCCTCCACTTCCACTGTTGCGGCTATTACTCATGCACTTccttctcctgctcctgctcctgctcctgctcttgCTTTGCCTCAGATTGATATTCAGCAATTTCAGCAGTTCCAGCAGTTCCAGCAGTATCAGCAGCGTCTTGAGCAGATGACTACTTCTTCTAGCACTGGTAGCACTCCTGCACCCTCTGCTTTCTCAGCCACTG GATCCGTCTACCAACCGGGTGATTGGCAGTGGTCGTAG
- the LOC119987642 gene encoding E3 ubiquitin-protein ligase CCNB1IP1 homolog isoform X2, which produces MRCNACWRELEGRAISTTCGHLLCTEDASKILSNDAACPICDQVLSQSLMKPVDINPNDKWINMVMAGVSPQILMKSAYRSVMFYIGQKELEMQYKMNRIVAQCHQKCEVMQEKFTEKLEQVHTAYQKMGKRCQMMEKEIESLSMDKQELQDKFAEKSRQKRKVDEMYDQLRCEFESMKRSAIQPSSNFYTRNEPDFFANPAPVVKDNRDPIRKGLREDVRPARQNNSNSGSFGISAGSPVNQSAIPMDAGNKRAGAPAFGAGSANPSMTLRNLILSPIKRPQLSRNRAQMFT; this is translated from the exons ATGAGATGCAATGCGTGCTGGAGAGAATTGGAAGGGCGGGCCATTTCGACAACCTGTGGTCACCTCTTAT GCACTGAAGATGCCAGCAAGATCCTCAGCAATGATGCAGCGTGTCCCATTTGCGATCAAGTGCTTTCTCAGAG CCTCATGAAACCTGTGGACATCAATCCAAATGATAAATGGATAAAT ATGGTCATGGCTGGAGTGTCTCCACAAATAT TGATGAAAAGTGCATACAGAAGTGTGATGTTTTATATTGGACAAAAGGAACTAGAGATGCAGTATAAGATGAACAGAATTGTCGCTCAGTGCCATCAGAAATGCGAGGTAATGCAAGAGAAGTTCACAGAAAAACTAGAGCAGGTGCATACTGCATATCAGAAAATGGGCAAAAGATGTCAGATGATGGAAAAAGAGATCGAGAGTTTGTCAATGGATAAGCAGGAGCTCCAAGATAAGTTCGCAGAGAAGTCCAG GCAGAAGAGAAAAGTAGACGAAATGTATGACCAATTGAGGTGTGAGTTTGAGTCGATGAAACGATCAGCAATCCAGCCTTCAAGTAATTTCTATACAAGAAATGAGCCTGATTTTTTTGCAAACCCAGCTCCTGTTGTGAAGGATAACAGAGACCCTATACGGAAAG GACTCAGAGAGGATGTGCGGCCAGCAAGGCAGAACAATTCCAATTCTGGTTCATTTGGCATCTCTGCTGGCTCTCCAGTAAATCAATCAGCCATTCCAATGGATGCAGGAAACAAAAGGGCTGGTGCTCCTGCTTTTGGAGCTGGTTCTGCTAACCCCTCAATGACCTTGAGGAACTTGATACTCTCCCCAATCAAGAGGCCTCAACTCTCTCGTAATCGAGCTCAAATGTTCACGTAA
- the LOC119989427 gene encoding B-box zinc finger protein 22-like, with protein MKIQCNVCEATEANVLCCADDAALCWACDEMVHAANKLASKHQRVPLSNSSSQMPKCDICQEASGFFFCLEDRALLCRKCDISIHTANSFVSAHQRFLLTGVKVGLETTDPGASSSVGKSPSEEKTSETKARQASRKSTPMQLASDYREVLPAEVSGMGQVVSTKVPFVGGSVARSIPQWHVDEFLGLPEFHENFGYMDNGSSKADSGKRGDSDSSSFLRAAEEEIGDDDCLGQVPETSWAMPQIPSPPTASGLYWPRGPQNQSDNAAFVPDISSFTTQKSHYFQRHGIVSKRRRQA; from the exons atgaagatacaGTGCAATGTGTGCGAAGCTACGGAGGCGAACGTTCTGTGTTGTGCGGACGATGCTGCACTGTGTTGGGCGTGCGACGAGATGGTTCATGCGGCTAATAAGCTTGCCAGTAAACATCAGAGAGTTCCCTTATCTAATTCTTCATCTCAGATGCCCAAATGCGATATCTGCCAG GAGGCATCTGGATTTTTCTTCTGTCTTGAAGATCGAGCTTTACTCTGCAGGAAATGTGATATCTCCATACACACAGCAAATTCTTTCGTGTCTGCTCATCAGAGGTTTTTGCTCACTGGAGTAAAAGTAGGCCTGGAAACTACTGATCCTGGGGCATCCTCGTCTGTGGGAAAGTCTCCTTCTGAGGAGAAAACCTCAGAAACAAAAGCTCGTCAAGCATCTAGAAAGAGTACCCCAATGCAGTTAGCTAGTGATTACAGGGAGGTTTTACCTGCAGAGGTTAGTGGAATGGGGCAAGTGGTGTCGACAAAAGTCCCGTTTGTTGGTGGTTCTGTGGCTAGAAGCATTCCACAATGGCACGTTGATGAATTTCTTGGACTACCAGAGTTTCATGAGAATTTTGGCTATATGGATAATGGATCGTCAAAG GCTGATAGTGGCAAGCGTGGAGACTCTGATAGCTCCTCGTTCTTAAGAGCTGCCGAGGAAGAAATAGGTGATGATGATTGCTTGGGTCAGGTGCCTGAAACCTCCTGGGCCATGCCACAGATTCCTTCCCCACCTACAGCCTCTGGGCTCTACTGGCCAAGAGGCCCCCAAAATCAATCAGATAATGCAGCTTTTGTGCCCGATATATCCAGCTTTACTACGCAAAAGAGTCACTATTTCCAGCGTCATGGCATTGTCTCAAAACGGCGACGACAAGCGTAG
- the LOC119987643 gene encoding cyclin-B1-2-like gives MEASKTIAHEVGGIQNDALRFGLNGVKSDIVGSHPLEVAYGTILKNKEDMKRQILANTYGSAFPLKMDLDKQVLSKFRRPPGAIPSSFLGLEAATGEMEDFGFEYYLNDPRESETFVPVDMHHGMEVRLDLSKGPACKSFM, from the exons ATGGAAGCTTCAAAGACCATAGCACACGAAGTCGGTGGGATCCAAAACGATGCGCTTCGTTTCGGCCTTAACGGAGTGAAGAGCGACATCGTCGGAAGTCATCCTCTCGAAGTCGCATATGGAACT ATACTGAAGAATAAAGAAGACATGAAGAGACAAATCCTTGCAAATACCTATGGATCAGCTTTCCCCTTGAAGATGGATCTGGACAAGCAAGTTCTTTCAAA ATTCCGAAGGCCTCCTGGGGCCATCCCATCTTCCTTCCTAGGTTTGGAGGCTGCTACAGGGGAGATGGAGGATTTCGGTTTCGAGTATTATCTGAATG ATCCTCGTGAATCTGAAACTTTCGTGCCAGTAGACATGCATCATGGGATGGAAGTTCGCCTTGATCTTTCCAAGGGACCTGCCTGCAAAAGCTTCATGTAA
- the LOC119989641 gene encoding uncharacterized protein LOC119989641 yields MGFWWMWVLNHEESIKENFDNSDCHRPDISFFFFFWLAMKSLIFLILTFFFSTTGFVSTMNYKAKEETITAGEKIGKQVLLTIKNSNGDFIDCIDKNKQPAFDHPLLKNHQILSTMPKQWQKSKKSVLKSSTINQTSQIGLRNGNKRCPKGTIPIVRTNFAPKSHKKQHFSYHQLNAHYTHEHAVVSFDAPKGIYKAHARINVWQPSVERDDEFSLAQIWLLAGPKEERNSIEVGWHKDGHKTGCYNLHNCPGFVQNNDDDDIVIGGPLPKISTYNGEQYDITILITQDQKDKVWRLIVNDAEVGYWPNSIFTHLNGPATRVEWGGEVINMNIDNIHTSTHMGSGKFANKGYGQAAYFQNLEVATKDNGILKSVPSGSLTTGMTRKHCYNIIPFYKKGEEGTGFLFGGPGYNIPLCVNNTMQ; encoded by the exons ATGGGTTTTTGGTGGATGTGGGTTCTGAATCATGAAGAATCAATCAAGGAAAATTTTGATAATTCAGATTGTCATCGTCCtgatatttcttttttcttttttttttg GCTTGCTATGAAGTCCTTAATCTTTTTGATATTGACATTCTTCTTCTCCACTACCGGTTTTGTTTCAACTATGAACTATAAAGCGAAGGAAGAGACTATTACAGCAGGAGAAAAGATCGGCAAGCAGGTTTTGCTTACTATAAAG AATTCAAATGGGGATTTCATTGATTGTATTGATAAAAATAAACAACCTGCTTTCGATCACCCTCTCTTGAAGAATCACCAGATTCTG AGTACTATGCCTAAGCAATGGCAGAAATCAAAGAAAAGTGTATTGAAGAGTAGTACAATTAACCAAACATCTCAAATTGGATTAAGAAATGGGAATAAGAGGTGTCCAAAAGGCACTATTCCTATTGTAAGAACCAATTTTGCCCCTAAATCTCATAAAAAACAACATTTTTCATATCATCAGCTTAATGCACATTACACTCATGAG CATGCAGTAGTCAGCTTTGACGCCCCAAAAGGGATATACAAGGCACACGCAAGAATAAACGTATGGCAACCATCTGTCGAACGGGACGATGAGTTCAGTCTTGCTCAAATTTGGTTACTTGCAGGaccaaaagaagagagaaacagCATTGAAGTCGGATGGCAT aaagatgGACACAAAACAGGATGTTACAATCTTCACAATTGTCCAGGATTTGTACAaaacaatgatgatgatgatattgtgATCGGAGGTCCACTTCCTAAAATATCAACTTACAATGGTGAACAATATGATATCACTATTCTTATAACTCAG GATCAAAAGGATAAAGTATGGCGATTAATTGTTAATGATGCAGAGGTGGGTTATTGGCCGAACAGTATCTTTACTCACTTAAACGGCCCAGCTACTCGTGTTGAATGGGGTGGCGAGGTAATCAATATGAACATCGATAACATCCACACGTCAACACATATGGGGTCTGGCAAATTTGCCAACAAGGGATATGGGCAGGCAGCCTATTTTCAAAACCTAGAGGTTGCAACTAAGGATAATGGAATTCTCAAATCGGTTCCATCCGGAAGCCTTACAACAGGCATGACCAGGAAACATTGCTATAACATCATACCTTTTTATAAGAAAGGGGAGGAAGGCACTGGGTTCCTTTTTGGAGGCCCAGGATATAACATTCCCTTGTGTGTTAATAATACTATGCAATGA
- the LOC119987642 gene encoding E3 ubiquitin-protein ligase CCNB1IP1 homolog isoform X1 codes for MRCNACWRELEGRAISTTCGHLLCTEDASKILSNDAACPICDQVLSQSLMKPVDINPNDKWINMVMAGVSPQILMKSAYRSVMFYIGQKELEMQYKMNRIVAQCHQKCEVMQEKFTEKLEQVHTAYQKMGKRCQMMEKEIESLSMDKQELQDKFAEKSRQKRKVDEMYDQLRCEFESMKRSAIQPSSNFYTRNEPDFFANPAPVVKDNRDPIRKDWSVFSPQTPGLREDVRPARQNNSNSGSFGISAGSPVNQSAIPMDAGNKRAGAPAFGAGSANPSMTLRNLILSPIKRPQLSRNRAQMFT; via the exons ATGAGATGCAATGCGTGCTGGAGAGAATTGGAAGGGCGGGCCATTTCGACAACCTGTGGTCACCTCTTAT GCACTGAAGATGCCAGCAAGATCCTCAGCAATGATGCAGCGTGTCCCATTTGCGATCAAGTGCTTTCTCAGAG CCTCATGAAACCTGTGGACATCAATCCAAATGATAAATGGATAAAT ATGGTCATGGCTGGAGTGTCTCCACAAATAT TGATGAAAAGTGCATACAGAAGTGTGATGTTTTATATTGGACAAAAGGAACTAGAGATGCAGTATAAGATGAACAGAATTGTCGCTCAGTGCCATCAGAAATGCGAGGTAATGCAAGAGAAGTTCACAGAAAAACTAGAGCAGGTGCATACTGCATATCAGAAAATGGGCAAAAGATGTCAGATGATGGAAAAAGAGATCGAGAGTTTGTCAATGGATAAGCAGGAGCTCCAAGATAAGTTCGCAGAGAAGTCCAG GCAGAAGAGAAAAGTAGACGAAATGTATGACCAATTGAGGTGTGAGTTTGAGTCGATGAAACGATCAGCAATCCAGCCTTCAAGTAATTTCTATACAAGAAATGAGCCTGATTTTTTTGCAAACCCAGCTCCTGTTGTGAAGGATAACAGAGACCCTATACGGAAAG ATTGGTCGGTTTTCTCTCCTCAAACTCCAGGACTCAGAGAGGATGTGCGGCCAGCAAGGCAGAACAATTCCAATTCTGGTTCATTTGGCATCTCTGCTGGCTCTCCAGTAAATCAATCAGCCATTCCAATGGATGCAGGAAACAAAAGGGCTGGTGCTCCTGCTTTTGGAGCTGGTTCTGCTAACCCCTCAATGACCTTGAGGAACTTGATACTCTCCCCAATCAAGAGGCCTCAACTCTCTCGTAATCGAGCTCAAATGTTCACGTAA
- the LOC119989647 gene encoding protein trichome birefringence-like 42, with product MGLWFGIVVCVNLSLVLALLPCIVLGRPAGFDNKADSESCDYINGEWVYDASLPLYNSSSCPFITTAFDCQKNGRPDKDYLKYQWKPSNCVLPKFNGEDFLERNRGKKIMFVGDSISDNMMVSLACLLHSAVPTSTYTTDATSIHFQDYGVSILYTQSGFLVDLVDQQGSKVLKLDSISTGNKWQGVDMLIFNTYHWWFHTGHLQKWNYFEVEGKLQKDMDRLKALGTAWTTWANWVDTNVDPSKTKVFYQGVATTHQDAREWKDPTATDCRGQTEPIKGSKYPGMSIQGEAVIKSIISKMTKPVYFLDITLLTQLRKDGHPSVYAGGGDDCSHWCVPGAPDAWNQILYAASLGK from the exons ATGGGTTTGTGGTTTGGGATCGTCGTTTGTGTTAATCTCTCTCTAGTACTGGCATTGTTGCCCTGCATAGTCCTCGGCCGGCCGGCCGGTTTTGATAACAAAGCAGACAGTGAATCATGCGATTATATCAATGGAGAATGGGTTTATGATGCTTCATTACCACTTTATAATTCATCAAGTTGTCCTTTTATCACAACAGCCTTTGATTGCCAGAAAAATGGTCGCCCGGACAAAGACTACCTCAAATATCAATGGAAACCTAGCAACTGTGTCCTTCCAAA GTTCAATGGTGAAGACTTTCTGGAAAGAAATAGAGGGAAGAAGATAATGTTTGTGGGAGACTCCATAAGTGACAACATGATGGTTTCACTCGCATGTTTGCTTCACTCAGCAGTACCAACCTCTACATATACCACAGATGCTACATCCATTCATTTCCAG GATTATGGGGTTTCGATTTTGTATACTCAAAGTGGGTTCTTGGTGGATTTGGTGGATCAACAAGGAAGCAAAGTTTTAAAGCTGGACTCAATCAGCACTGGCAATAAATGGCAAGGAGTGGACATGTTGATCTTCAACACCTATCATTGGTGGTTTCACACTGGTCATCTACAAAa ATGGAACTACTTTGAAGTAGAAGGCAAGCTTCAAAAAGACATGGATCGGTTGAAAGCCCTGGGGACTGCATGGACAACTTGGGCCAACTGGGTTGACACAAATGTTGATCCTTCAAAGACCAAAGTTTTTTATCAAGGTGTTGCTACCACTCATCAAGA TGCCAGGGAATGGAAAGATCCAACTGCTACAGATTGCAGAGGACAAACCGAACCGATTAAAGGCTCAAAATATCCAGGCATGAGTATTCAAGGAGAAGCTGTGATTAAGAGTATAATAAGTAAAATGACCAAACCTGTGTATTTCCTAGATATCACATTGTTAACGCAACTAAGAAAAGATGGACACCCATCTGTTTACGCTGGCGGTGGGGACGACTGCAGTCACTGGTGCGTTCCAGGAGCTCCGGACGCCTGGAACCAAATACTATATGCAGCTTCACTTGGGAAGTGA
- the LOC119988858 gene encoding probable leucine-rich repeat receptor-like serine/threonine-protein kinase At3g14840, with translation MFLHQLRLASLIVLCFTTFTSGAARLPNDEVQALRDLAKTLGKTNWNFSVDPCGKEGGWTDPNPVKVYENNVTCNCTYSNNTVCHVTNILLKAQNLQGSLPPDLSRLPYLEELDLTRNYLNGTIPKEWGSTKLVTISLLGNPLTGPIPKEIGNISTLTSLVVEFCQLSGSLPLELGNLTAIERLLLSSNNFTGELPATFVKLTSLTDFRISDNQFTGKIPDFIQSWTKLDILAIQGSGLGGPIPSGISLLNNMTDLRISDLRGNESTFPSLSSMKKIKILILRSCNIVGQLPADLGGMTTLKTLDLSFNKLTGEIPPSFTRLSNVDYIYFTGNALTGEVPDWMLTTGGGHIDLSYNNFTVHGSCAQHNVNLFGSSSMGNVSGIVSCLKSDSCPKTFYNFHINCGGKEVTLNGTTYAEDNDAASPARYYRSISNWAFSSTGHFLNDDQPTDFYTLSTDTTKVAENTTGLYKEARLSPLSLTYYGFCLGNGNYTVDLHFAEIMFTANKTYYSLGRRIFDVYIQGNRVLEDFNIADEAGGPGKAIVKNFTAEVTSNTLEIRFYWAGKGTTGIPVRGVYGPLISAISVSPGDFIPPSEGGENGLPIGTVVGIVAAVASVVILVLAILWWKGCLKHKDAAGPDLKGLDLQTGSFTLRQIKTATKNFDAANKIGEGGFGSVYKGLLSDGTIIAVKQLSAKSKQGNREFVNEIGMISALQHPHLVKLYGCCIEGNQLLLVYEYMENNCLARALFGPEEFRLKLNWPTRRKICIGIARGLAFLHEESRLKIVHRDIKATNVLLDKDLNAKISDFGLAKLDEEDNTHISTKIAGTYGYMAPEYAMRGYLTDKADVYSFGVVALEIVSGRSNTSYRPKEESFYLLDWALVLKEEGKLMELVDPRLGSEYKKDEVMTMINVALLCTNSASVLRPSMSMIVSILEGKSLVPEVGSDQSDLVDEMKRKTMKMYFKDTAEPGISESQSVSIDGPWTDTSSAADLYPISLESDYLVNRN, from the exons ATGTTTCTTCATCAACTTCGCTTAGCATCCTTGATTGTTCTTTGCTTCACTACTTTTACATCTGGTGCTGCTCGATTACCAAACGATGAAG TTCAGGCATTACGTGACTTAGCAAAAACACTTGGGAAGACAAACTGGAACTTCTCTGTAGATCCATGTGGTAAGGAAGGGGGATGGACTGACCCAAACCCGGTTAAAGTATACGAGAATAATGTCACCTGTAACTGCACGTACTCTAACAACACCGTCTGTCACGTCACCAACAT ACTTCTCAAGGCCCAAAATCTTCAAGGCAGTCTTCCTCCGGATTTAAGTAGGCTACCTTACCTTGAAGAACT TGACCTAACTCGCAATTACCTCAACGGTACAATCCCAAAAGAATGGGGTTCCACGAAACTAGTCACAAT CTCTCTTCTTGGGAACCCTTTAACAGGTCCcatcccaaaagaaattggaaaCATCTCCACTCTTACAAGTTT AGTGGTCGAGTTCTGTCAGCTTTCTGGGTCTCTTCCTCTGGAGCTTGGGAATCTGACTGCCATAGAGAGATT GCTTCTCAGCTCAAACAATTTTACCGGGGAGTTGCCTGCAACTTTTGTTAAACTGACCTCATTGACGGACTT CCGAATTAGTGATAACCAATTCACCGGGAAGATACCTGATTTTATCCAGAGTTGGACAAAACTTGACATATT GGCAATACAGGGAAGTGGCTTGGGTGGGCCTATCCCTTCGGGCATCTCTCTTTTGAACAATATGACTGACTT GAGAATCAGTGACTTGAGAGGAAATGAATCGACTTTTCCATCGTTGAGTAGTATGAAAAAGATTAAGATACT GATCTTAAGGAGTTGCAATATAGTTGGACAGCTGCCTGCCGATCTTGGTGGAATGACCACACTAAAAACCTT AGACCTCAGCTTTAACAAACTTACCGGAGAAATTCCGCCCAGCTTTACTAGACTATCAAATGTTGACTATAT ATATTTTACTGGGAATGCTCTAACTGGAGAAGTTCCTGACTGGATGCTGACCACAGGCGGCGGCCACAT TGATCTTTCGTATAATAATTTCACAGTTCACGGATCCTGTGCGCAGCACAATGT AAATTTGTTTGGGAGCTCGTCAATGggaaatgtttc TGGAATCGTTTCATGTCTAAAGAGCGATAGTTGTCCAAAAA CATTCTACAATTTCCATATAAATTGTGGGGGGAAAGAAGTGACGCTCAATGGAACTACATATGCAGAAGATAATGATGCCGCTTCACCTGCAAGATACTACCGAAGTATAAGTAACTGGGCTTTCAGCAGCACTGGTCACTTCTTGAATGATGATCAGCCTACAGATTTTTATACTTTGTCGACAGATACAACTAAAGTCGCCGAAAACACTACGGGACTGTACAAGGAAGCACGCCTGTCACCTCTCTCTCTAACTTATTATGGTTTCTGCCTTGGAAATGGAAACTACACTGTTGACCTCCACTTTGCAGAGATCATGTTTACAGCTAACAAAACATATTACAGCCTTGGCAGGCGTATATTTGATGTTTACATTCAG GGAAATCGGGTTTTGGAGGACTTCAATATAGCGGATGAAGCAGGTGGACCTGGTAAAGCAATTGTGAAAAACTTCACCGCTGAAGTAACCAGTAACACCTTGGAGATCCGCTTTTACTGGGCTGGGAAAGGGACAACCGGTATCCCTGTTAGAGGAGTTTATGGTCCTCTGATATCTGCGATCTCTGTGAGTCCTGGTG ATTTTATACCTCCATCAGAAGGGGGAGAGAATGGTTTGCCTATAGGGACTGTGGTTGGAATCGTTGCTGCAGTCGCATCCGTCGTCATCCTTGTTCTGGCTATTCTGTGGTGGAAGGGCTGTTTAAAACATAAAGATGCCGCAGGACCAG ATTTGAAGGGCCTAGATTTACAAACTGGTTCATTTACACTGAGGCAAATTAAAACTGCTACAAAAAACTTTGATGCAGCTAATAAAATTGGGGAAGGTGGTTTTGGCTCTGTCTACAAg gGTCTTCTTTCAGATGGTACCATAATTGCAGTAAAGCAGCTCTCTGCCAAGTCCAAGCAAGGAAATCGGGAGTTTGTGAATGAGATTGGCATGATCTCTGCTCTGCAACACCCTCATCTTGTAAAGCTCTATGGATGCTGTATTGAAGGAAATCAACTCTTGCTGGTGTACGAATACATGGAAAACAACTGCCTTGCTCGTGCTTTATTTG GCCCAGAAGAATTTCGGCTGAAATTGAACTGGCCAACAAGACGCAAGATCTGTATCGGCATAGCAAGAGGTTTGGCTTTCCTCCACGAAGAATCAAGACTGAAGATTGTTCACAGAGACATCAAAGCCACTAATGTGTTGCTTGATAAGGATCTCAATGCTAAGATATCCGACTTTGGTTTGGCAAAGCTCGATGAGGAGGATAATACACACATAAGCACCAAAATTGCTGGCACCTA CGGATATATGGCTCCTGAATATGCAATGCGGGGTTACCTAACTGACAAAGCAGATGTGTATAGTTTTGGGGTCGTTGCCTTGGAAATTGTCAGTGGGAGGAGCAATACTAGTTATCGGCCAAAGGAGGAATCTTTCTATCTTCTTGATTGG GCTCTTGTTCTAAAAGAGGAGGGGAAATTGATGGAATTAGTGGACCCGAGGTTGGGTTCAGAGTATAAAAAAGATGAAGTGATGACAATGATTAATGTGGCTTTGCTATGCACTAATTCCGCTTCAGTACTTAGACCGAGTATGTCTATGATTGTCAGCATCCTTGAAGGTAAATCTTTAGTTCCTGAGGTGGGTTCGGATCAAAGTGATTTGGTCGATGAGATGAAGAGGAAGACAATGAAGATGTATTTCAAAGACACTGCAGAGCCCGGAATTAGTGAGAGCCAGAGCGTGTCAATTGACGGTCCATGGACTGATACTTCATCTGCAGCTGATCTATATCCAATCAGCCTGGAGTCGGATTATTTGGTgaatagaaattaa